The sequence CCATCCATAGAAATAGCTGATGGGGAAACCCAGCATGCCGTAGCCATTACTACCTGGATGCTGGTACCCGGACAGGAAAAAATAGTAGCCGCAGCGCTGAAAAAAGCGCTCACAGAGAAAGCTTTGTCGGAAACGCATGGTTGATAAATTGGAGTGTGTTTAGTCACCCACAGGGAGCCTTGAGGCTCCCTGTTAATTTTTACCCCACAGGTCTTAACATTAAAGTAACAGAAATGAGGTTTTTAATATTTCTCATGCTGGCTGGGAGTGCTTTGCATGCACAACAATACAGCCTCCTCATAAAAAACGGGCACGTCATTGACCCGCGCAATCATATTGATGCAGTCATGGATATTGCACTCAGAGAAGATACCATTGCCAGGGTAGCACCACACATCGATGCTACGAAAGCCGCCACCGTCATTGATGCAAAAGGATTGTACGTGACGCCGGGCCTTATTGATATTCATACACATAATTTCATTGGCACCACGCCTAACAGGTATTTAAATAACAGTTACAGTGCCGTAGCACCAGATGGTTTTACATTCCGTTGTGGTGTAACGACAGTAGTAGATGCCGGTAGCTCCGGATGGCGCAGCTTTGAAACGTTTTTGGATCAGACCATCCGTCATTCGCAAACGAGGGTATTGGCCTTTCTTAATATTGTAGGTGGTGGTATGCGGGGTGGTCCTTATGAACAGGATACGAATGATATGGATGCAAAGATGACGGCACTGACCATTCGCCAGTATAAGAAATACTTAGTAGGGATCAAGGTGGCACACTTTGAAGGTGCGGAATGGACACCCGTGGATAGAGCGGTACAGGCAGGAGAGATGACGGGAACACCGGTAATGATTGACTTTGGGGGTAGTAATCCGCCTTTGCCACTCAATGAATTGTTTGAAAAGCACCTGCGCCCCGGCGATATCTTTACCCATGTATATGCCAATGTAAAAGGACGTATGCCTATCGTAGATGAAAATGGAAAAGTGCCTGATTACATCTGGGCAGCACGTAAAAAAGGTATCCTCTTCGATGTGGGACATGGTGGCACCAGCTTTTCCTACAAGATCGCGATGCCTGCTATGAAAGCAGGTTTCCTACCCAATACGATCAGCACGGATATTCACACAGGCAGTATGAATGCTGCCATGAAAGACCTGCTGAATGTGATGTCGAAAACCATGGCAATGGGTATGAGTTTTAATGCGCTGATCAAAGCAACGACGGATGATGCTGCAAAAGCCATTCGTCACGAAGAACTGGGTGCACTTTCAGAAAATACCGTGGCAGACATTGCTATTTTAAGATTAGAGAAAGGGCAGTTTGGCTATGCAGATCCTATGGGTGTAAAACTGGAAGGGAAAGAAAGGATCGCCTGCGAAGTCACCATTCGTGCGGGTAAGGTCGTGTATGACCTGAATGGCCTGGCGGATAGTATCTCAGTACAAACCGAAAATTAAAATATGAAACTGTTTTTTTTGATTCCACTCTGTCTGCTGATGAATCGTGTAGCAGCGCAGACAATATCCAAAGAGGAACTGATATTTTTAACGGCCGACTGGAAAGGAGAACGCTTTCCGGACGGCCGTCCCCGTATTCCTGATGCTGTGATTGCACAGGCAAAAGAAGTAGGGCTGGATGATGTATGGACAATATTGGAAGGAGAAGGATACCATTGCCAGTTTGAAGGTGGATTTAAAATGATCCATCCGGATAGCGTGATTGCAGGTAGAGCACTGACAGCCATGTTTATTCCAGCCAGACCGGATATAGAAGCACATCTGAAAGAACGCGGACAACAAAAAGGCTGGAAAGGCAATAGTAATTCATGGCCCATACAGCAATTGACGAAAGGTGATGTATATGTGGCTGATGGATTTGGTAAAATTGCGGATGGTACACTGATCGGTTCTACATTAGGGAATGCCATCTATGCCCGCTCCGGCAATGGTGTAGTCTTCAATGCATCGGCGCGTGATCTGGAAGGGCTGGAAGACATTCCGGGTTTTAATGCGCTGGTGAGAGACTGGGATCCATCCTTCTTGAAAAACGTAATGTTGTCTGGTATGAATGTACCCATTCGTATAGGAAAGGCAGTCGTACTGCCGGGTGACTTAGTATTAACCTCCAAAGAAGGCGTTATTTTCGTGCCCGCTCATCTCGCAGAAAAAGTAATTGGTATCGCTGCCTTTATACAGGTTAAAGATGCATTTAGTTTTGAGATGCTGAAGACTGGAAAATATACGCCCGGAGAACTGGACAACAACTGGACAGACGCTATCAGACTGGCTTTTCTGGAATGGCAGCATAAGCAGGCGGGTAAGGCACCTATGACCAGACAGGAGCTGGACAAAATGTTAGAAAAACGAACCTGGTAAAAATAAATATCCACTTATGAATCATCTCGGCCCTTATATTATTGGTTTTTGGGTACTTTTAGCAATATTATTTTCCAGAAAACCACAGACCCGCGGCTACGTGTATACGTTAATGATCTTTGCCGCTGTGACAACTTCGCTATACTATCCGCAATATTTTACCCGGATTGGGGATTACGACCTTGCAAAACTAATCACACCTTTATTACAGATCATCATGTTCGGCATGGGAACAGCCATGAGTCTCCGTGATTTTTACGGTGTGATCAAAATGCCTATGGGTGTGCTGACAGGTGTACTTTGTCATTTCACGATCATGCCTTTTATTGGCTGGGGGCTGGCGCATCTCTTTAAGTTTCCCCCGGAGATCGCTGCCGGCGTGGTATTGATAGGCACCGTGCCTTGTGGCATGGCGTCGAACGTTATCTCTTATCTGGCAAAAGCGAACCTCGCATTGTCAGTAACGCTCACGGCTATTTCCACGATGCTGGCACCTTTCGTTACACCATTGCTCATGCGCTGGCTGGCAGGCAGTTATATCGATATCAGTGTCACTCATATGATGTGGGACATTTTTAAAATGGTGATCCTGCCGGTGGCAGCGGGTCTGGTCTTCAATCATTTTTTGAGTGGCAGGGCGAAATGGCTGGACAATGTGATGCCTAAGATCTCCATGGCTGCCATTGGATTTATCATTGTGATCATTACTGCCCATGGGCGGGATAGCTTGCTGGATGTAGGTTTATTATTGATTCTCAGTTCCCTGATACACAATTTATCAGGTTATGGACTGGGATACTGGTTGTGTAAGCTGATCCGGATGAAGGAGCAGGATTGCCGTACCATAGCAATAGAAGTAGGAATGCAAAATGGAGGGCTGGCATCTGCGATAGCGAAAAGTATGGGTAAGATAGCGACGGTAGGGTTGGCGCCGGCCGTGTTCGGCCCGTTGATGAATGTAACGGGGTCTTTGCTGGCCAGCTGGTGGCATAGGCATCCCCCTGAAGAATAACGTGGAGGCCGTACTACCGTAAGTAGTACGGCGCTAGTTTTATCATATAAGCCACCTTTCGGTGTCACGTGGTGGAATCTATAATAAAGACAAACGGGAATGAGAGGCAAAAGATAATAACTTAAAGCGAAAAAAGTATGCCTTTCGGCGAAATTTTTACAAATAATCTTTGGTCATCTTTCTTTTGTCCTGTTAATTTGATAAATTGTTAGTGAATAAGCAGGTCTCAAAAACGGGGCCGGAATCCACTTTCATCAATCAAAACCACGTATATGAACTCTCACTCTCATCGTCGGGATTTCCTTCGTCAACTGGCATTGTACACAATGGGCGCCGGCATGGTTCCAACTATTCTGGCCGCCTGTAATAATGGGCAATCAACAAAAGAATCAGATACAAAGGATACCACAGCCGCCACCAAAGCGGAAGCGCTGGGTACAGCCAGGTCTTTGTTCTTCAAAATTTCCCTGGCAGAATGGTCCTTCCACAAGGCATTATTTGCGAACCAGATGAGCCACCTTGACTTCCCGGTGAAAGCCAAAAAAGATTTCGGCATTGAGGCAGTAGAATATGTAAACCAGTTCTTTAAGGACAAAGCAAAAGATAAAGGCTACCTGGCTGATCTGAAAAAACGCTGTAGTGACAATGGTGTAAGGAGTGTATTGATCATGTGTGATGGCGAAGGAGAAATGGGCGATCAGGATGCAAAGAAGAGGCACCAGGCGGTGGAGAATCATTATAAATGGGTGGAAGCCGCAGAATACCTGGGGTGTCACGCCATCCGCGTCAACGCTGCCGGCGAAGGTAAGCCGGAGGATGTAGCCAAAGCAGTGATAGAATCCCTCTCTAAATTATCAGAATTCGCAAGTACCCATAATATCAACGTAATTGTAGAAAACCATGGCGGCATCTCATCTAATGGTAAATGGCTGTCTGGTGTCATGAAAACAATCAACCGCCCTAACTGCGGCACCCTCCCTGATTTTGGCAACTTCTGCCTGAACAGAACAAAACCCGAAGCCAATACGCCTGAAGCATGGGCAAAAACAAAATGCCTGGAAGAATATGACCGCTACGAAGGGGTCACAGAGCTCATGCCCTTTGCGAAAGGCGCCAGTGCCAAAACCTATGATTTCGATGCAAATGGTAACTGTGTAGAAACAGACTATCATAAAATGCTGAAGATCGTGAAAGAGGCCGGTTATACAGGTCATATCGGTATAGAATACGAGGGCAACCAATTGTCCGAAGATGAAGGGGTGAGAAAAACATTAGCACTCCTTAAGAAAGTGGGAGAGGAACTTAGCTAAGTTCCTCCTCTCTTATGTTACCATTTATCAAACATCTTTTAACTTGATAATTTTATAATATCTTAGTAGTCAGTTTTTAAATACTTCTTTCGTCCGCCATTTAGTAGTTCGTCCCCAAAAACATTGTCAGCAACATTAAGTTTGTAGTACAACCTTCCTCAATGGATAAATTAATTATGTTCGGCGCACTGGCAAGTATATTAATGATCCTTGCCTTTTATATTGATAAGCTGATATCCTTTTTTGAGAACGTAGACGAAAATGAGTTGTTGGATGTGGGTTATGGTACCTGTTCCAGAGGAGGATTTCCAGTTTCTTCGGCTAGTCGGGAGGCTCCTGTACTACTGACCGGTATCCACAGTGTGGTGGATAACCAGTACGTATACATCTATCCTAATCCACAGGATCGCTTCCTGGCGGGGTACTTTGTACAGGTAGTAGGGACCCGGATCCTGTACAAAATAGGTAATTACGGAGAAGAGGCGATCATCATCGGCATACCTGAAAAACTACAGGGGAAAGGATTTACCCTGCAATATGCGGCTTATGATACCCAGGACCGTGTGAGCAATAAAATCACGGTGGTAGTCGATTTCGCACCTTCGCTGGTAAATGATCTCGCTGATATCTTCCAGCAGGATTGGATGCAGGAAAACTAACCTATAATTTCAAAAGCATTTCTGAGAGCTGGAAAATCCTGTCCAGTATCACTAATATAATACCTACACCCAGCACAACCATCAACTCAATCGTAAGCTTTCTCACTACTCCTTTATCCTGAATATTTTTCCAGACAAGTGGCAGATTCACCACTGCACTTGCCAGTGAGGATAGGATCGCTACGTTCCCTGCCAGCGCCGGACTGATTCTGTTGTGCATGGCCATGGTAGCTGCTGCTGCCGTCGTACTGGCGCTACTTACCAATCCCCCAAATACACCGGTAGCCAGTAAACCATAAGAGCCAAATACCCTTGTCAGCAAGGTGCCACCTACCTGGATCAGGATGAACAATAAGCCGAACCATAATACCTTAGGCAATGAAATAGGGGAGGCGAGTTTTAGCGTACCGGTATCCTCCGTAATTTTGGTTTCATGGATTTTATCTCTCCATATAAAAAGAGCGGCCACAATGGACATGGCCAGTAATGGAATCAGGGTAGACGATAAAGAAGCCGGTGAAAATAAGGTGGCAATCACCAGGTTACGGGCAAACATGGCAATGGTGGTCAGCATGCAGAGTGTCGTCATTTTCGACGTAAGACCTGATGTTTGCACCCGCGAGCTCATTTCAGCCACGGTGGCGCTACTGTTCACCAATCCTCCGAATACAGCACCCAGGTACAATCCACCAGTACTGAAGATCCGCAGAAATACATAGTTCACAAAGCCAATACCCGCAATGGCAATGATGCTGATCCAGGCATCACTGGGATTAAAAAGTTCCCAGCGATCAATATATTTATCAGGCAGGATAGGATAAATGACAAAGCCGATCAATCCCAGCAAAATGGCGCTTCTGATTTCTGATGGCAGCAATCCTCCGGCAAATTTATTCAGTTCTGATTTCCAGGCCAGCAGCATCGTCATTACAATCGCACCGGCCACAGGTGTGAATATATGGCCTAATCCCACGAGGATCCCTAATACACAATTGACGATAAGGGCGGCAGAAGTCGTGATTTCTACCTGTCTTTCCGCCAGCAGACTCCGTGCATTAATAGCAATGACCAGCAGAAATACGCCAATCATGGAGATAATGATAAACTGCTCGCTGATCACGGCACTTAGCATACCCAGTAAGGCTACTATAGAGAATGTACGGATACCCGCCTCTTTTTGAGACCATTTTCTTTCCATGCCCACCAGCATGCCTATGCCAGTGGAAACTGCCATTTTCAAAGCGATGGGCGCCGCATCTAAGTGCATGAATTCATCCATGGGTTAAAAACAGTTTTTAATGAATAATTACTTTATCTTCAATTTCACCCTGTCTCCTTTGAACTGATAGGAAAAAGACATTGATTTTTGCATTGACTGTAATACCTGTTCCAGTGATTGATTAGGAAAACTTCCATCTAAAACAGGCAGTCCCGACACATCACCATCTACATAAATTTCCGTACCATACCATTCTTCCAGTGTATGCATTGCATTCATAAACGGTACTTTGGAAAAGGCCAACTCACCTTTTAACCAATGATCCAGTTCTGCAGGCTGGTAAGTCTCTTTTTCCATCAGGTCTATTTCTTTATTCGCCAGCACCATATTGCCTATACCTAAAGTTTCTGCCTGGTTATCAGTAGTTGAATGGTAGGATTTAGCTACCTGTATTGTACCGCTACCCAGGTAGGCGGTTGCACCCTGTTGTGCCTCAAAGCAGCGAATTCTGAAACTGACAGGAGCGGTATTGGTGATAGTGAGAATATTGGTAACCAGCTTAATAGCATGTTTAGTGCTGATCCAGGCTTCTCCATCCAGCAATAAAACATGTGTTTGTGCATAGTTGTCAGGTACCAGCAGGGTCGAATTCCCATTCAGCAATATCTCAGTGCTATCTGGCAATGTAAGGCTGGTACGGGTACCCATGATCCCCTCATGAGCGGTATAATTGACCTGCGCCTCCCTGAACGATGCCAGGGCAGGCTTCTTTCCCTGTTTGAAATACCACATACCGATGGCGGCCCCACATAAGATAAGAACGATAATGATATACAGCCACTTGCTGGACTTTGAATTTAAAGGCACTGGGAATATTGATTTTGATGAAGGTATAAAAATAAAGAAAAAATTATAGGCCGTATCCCCATTGGGATCAAATAAAAAATGATCCTTTATTATCAATTTATTTAATTAAAACTTCACTTGTTTTGATATTATCTAAACCTGACCAAAAGCAGGGGACCCCTACCGTTGTGGATGTTGGGCGGCACCTTAACTTTGCGCCCCATGGAAAAGCAGCAACCTTTGTCATTCGAGAATACCGC is a genomic window of Chitinophaga sp. LS1 containing:
- a CDS encoding bile acid:sodium symporter family protein, giving the protein MNHLGPYIIGFWVLLAILFSRKPQTRGYVYTLMIFAAVTTSLYYPQYFTRIGDYDLAKLITPLLQIIMFGMGTAMSLRDFYGVIKMPMGVLTGVLCHFTIMPFIGWGLAHLFKFPPEIAAGVVLIGTVPCGMASNVISYLAKANLALSVTLTAISTMLAPFVTPLLMRWLAGSYIDISVTHMMWDIFKMVILPVAAGLVFNHFLSGRAKWLDNVMPKISMAAIGFIIVIITAHGRDSLLDVGLLLILSSLIHNLSGYGLGYWLCKLIRMKEQDCRTIAIEVGMQNGGLASAIAKSMGKIATVGLAPAVFGPLMNVTGSLLASWWHRHPPEE
- a CDS encoding sugar phosphate isomerase/epimerase family protein, which translates into the protein MNSHSHRRDFLRQLALYTMGAGMVPTILAACNNGQSTKESDTKDTTAATKAEALGTARSLFFKISLAEWSFHKALFANQMSHLDFPVKAKKDFGIEAVEYVNQFFKDKAKDKGYLADLKKRCSDNGVRSVLIMCDGEGEMGDQDAKKRHQAVENHYKWVEAAEYLGCHAIRVNAAGEGKPEDVAKAVIESLSKLSEFASTHNINVIVENHGGISSNGKWLSGVMKTINRPNCGTLPDFGNFCLNRTKPEANTPEAWAKTKCLEEYDRYEGVTELMPFAKGASAKTYDFDANGNCVETDYHKMLKIVKEAGYTGHIGIEYEGNQLSEDEGVRKTLALLKKVGEELS
- a CDS encoding MgtC/SapB family protein, with the protein product MDEFMHLDAAPIALKMAVSTGIGMLVGMERKWSQKEAGIRTFSIVALLGMLSAVISEQFIIISMIGVFLLVIAINARSLLAERQVEITTSAALIVNCVLGILVGLGHIFTPVAGAIVMTMLLAWKSELNKFAGGLLPSEIRSAILLGLIGFVIYPILPDKYIDRWELFNPSDAWISIIAIAGIGFVNYVFLRIFSTGGLYLGAVFGGLVNSSATVAEMSSRVQTSGLTSKMTTLCMLTTIAMFARNLVIATLFSPASLSSTLIPLLAMSIVAALFIWRDKIHETKITEDTGTLKLASPISLPKVLWFGLLFILIQVGGTLLTRVFGSYGLLATGVFGGLVSSASTTAAAATMAMHNRISPALAGNVAILSSLASAVVNLPLVWKNIQDKGVVRKLTIELMVVLGVGIILVILDRIFQLSEMLLKL
- a CDS encoding FecR domain-containing protein, with translation MPLNSKSSKWLYIIIVLILCGAAIGMWYFKQGKKPALASFREAQVNYTAHEGIMGTRTSLTLPDSTEILLNGNSTLLVPDNYAQTHVLLLDGEAWISTKHAIKLVTNILTITNTAPVSFRIRCFEAQQGATAYLGSGTIQVAKSYHSTTDNQAETLGIGNMVLANKEIDLMEKETYQPAELDHWLKGELAFSKVPFMNAMHTLEEWYGTEIYVDGDVSGLPVLDGSFPNQSLEQVLQSMQKSMSFSYQFKGDRVKLKIK
- a CDS encoding amidohydrolase/deacetylase family metallohydrolase, whose protein sequence is MRFLIFLMLAGSALHAQQYSLLIKNGHVIDPRNHIDAVMDIALREDTIARVAPHIDATKAATVIDAKGLYVTPGLIDIHTHNFIGTTPNRYLNNSYSAVAPDGFTFRCGVTTVVDAGSSGWRSFETFLDQTIRHSQTRVLAFLNIVGGGMRGGPYEQDTNDMDAKMTALTIRQYKKYLVGIKVAHFEGAEWTPVDRAVQAGEMTGTPVMIDFGGSNPPLPLNELFEKHLRPGDIFTHVYANVKGRMPIVDENGKVPDYIWAARKKGILFDVGHGGTSFSYKIAMPAMKAGFLPNTISTDIHTGSMNAAMKDLLNVMSKTMAMGMSFNALIKATTDDAAKAIRHEELGALSENTVADIAILRLEKGQFGYADPMGVKLEGKERIACEVTIRAGKVVYDLNGLADSISVQTEN
- a CDS encoding RraA family protein — its product is MKLFFLIPLCLLMNRVAAQTISKEELIFLTADWKGERFPDGRPRIPDAVIAQAKEVGLDDVWTILEGEGYHCQFEGGFKMIHPDSVIAGRALTAMFIPARPDIEAHLKERGQQKGWKGNSNSWPIQQLTKGDVYVADGFGKIADGTLIGSTLGNAIYARSGNGVVFNASARDLEGLEDIPGFNALVRDWDPSFLKNVMLSGMNVPIRIGKAVVLPGDLVLTSKEGVIFVPAHLAEKVIGIAAFIQVKDAFSFEMLKTGKYTPGELDNNWTDAIRLAFLEWQHKQAGKAPMTRQELDKMLEKRTW